The Dasypus novemcinctus isolate mDasNov1 chromosome 12, mDasNov1.1.hap2, whole genome shotgun sequence genome includes a window with the following:
- the LOC101443906 gene encoding thiol S-methyltransferase TMT1A, with protein MAFTIFVLRLAIGVLAFPVYLLDFLGLWTWICKKWFPYFMTRFTVTYNEQMASQKRELFSNLQEFAGPSGRLSLLEVGCGTGANFQFYPPGCRVTCVDPNPNFEKFLIKSVAENRHLQLERFVVAAGEDLRQVADGSADAVVCTLVLCSVASQERLLREVRRVLRPGGAFYFMEHVAAEPSTWNYFWQQVLDPAWQLLFDGCNLTRESWKALEQASFSKLQLQHLQAPLSWELVRPHIFGYAVK; from the exons ATGGCGTTTACTATCTTCGTTCTCCGGCTGGCCATCGGCGTCCTGGCATTCCCCGTGTACCTACTGGACTTTCTGGGCTTGTGGACCTGGATATGCAAAAAATGGTTCCCCTACTTCATGACGAGGTTCACGGTGACGTACAACGAGCAGATGGCGAGCCAGAAGCGGGAGCTCTTCAGCAACCTGCAGGAGTTCGCGGGCCCCTCCGGGAggctctccctgctggaggtgggctgCGGCACCGGCGCCAATTTCCAGTTCTACCCGCCGGGATGCAGGGTGACCTGCGTTGACCCCAACCCCAACTTTGAGAAGTTCCTGATCAAGAGCGTCGCCGAGAACCGGCACCTGCAGCTGGAGCGCTTCGTGGTGGCCGCCGGCGAGGACCTGCGGCAGGTGGCCGACGGCTCCGCGGACGCGGTGGTCTGCACCCTGGTCCTGTGCTCCGTGGCGAGCCAGGAGCGGCTCCTGCGCGAGGTGCGCAGGGTGCTGCGGCCG GGAGGGGCTTTTTATTTCATGGAGCATGTAGCAGCTGAGCCTTCGACTTGGAATTACTTCTGGCAACAGGTCCTGGATCCTGCCTGGCAACTTCTGTTTGATGGGTGCAACCTGACCAGAGAGAGCTGGAAGGCCTTGGAGCAGGCCAGCTTTTCTaagctgcagctgcagcaccTGCAGGCCCCGCTGTCCTGGGAGTTGGTGCGCCCTCACATCTTCGGATATGCTGTGAAATAG